GAGTGCAATTTGTCGTTATTGTTCGCACAAAAATTGATATGGCGAACATCATTGCGGCAATTATCGATGATGGGATTTTTAGTGAAGTGTTAGGCACCATTGCTGGGGCAGATACTATTGCGATTTTTTGTCAAAATGAAGAGAAGAGCCAGCGATTATACGAGCTCTTCTCAGAAATGTATTTGTAATTAAAAAGGTGTTGGACAAGTAATCGTCATTTTTTGTTGTAAAAATGGATGGAAAAAGGTCAATTGTGCCGCATGTAAATAAAGACGTTTTGCCGGTTGTCCATATAAAGGATCTCCAACTAATGGGTGTCCTGTACTTGCAAGGTGCACTCGAATTTGGTGCGTACGTCCTGTTTCTAGGCGACAACGAATGCGAGTTGCATTTTTCTCTGTTTTTATAATTTCGACATGAGTGACGGCCGGTTGCCCATTTTTAGCCACACAACGTTTGCGTTTGTCATGACGGTCTTTTCCAATCGGTTGGCGACAAGTAAAGTCATGCGTGAGTGTTCCTTTAGCCAAAGCTTCGTATTCCCGATACATCGTTTTGTCTTCCAATTGGCGACCTAATAGAGGAAGAACTACCGGATTTTTGGCAAATAAAAGAGCACCACTGGTTTCTTTATCTAAACGATGAACGACATAAGGATGACCGTTCATGTATGCTGCAACGGCGTTTAACATCGTATTGTTTTCGTTTGGTTGATTGGGATGAGTTTTTATTCCACAGGGTTTATTTACCACAAGGATGTGCTCATCTTCATATAAAACTTCTACAGGAATAAAAGCATTAGGAATTACTTGATGGAAAGGATAATCTTCTTCATCAAAGGTTAACCCCACCACAGCACCTTTAGAGACAATGGTATGGAAAGGGACTTTTTCTCCATTGACGGTCACATGTTTTTTGGTGCGTAAAAAATGACGGACTTTTCTTGGAATCGCCCAGTCTTGTAATAAGTCAGTTAAAGATTGTTCTGCGTTTTCATTAATAATTTCTAAATACATGATTTCCTCCCTTGTACTCTTTTCTAGTATATATCAAAATAATATAATGTTAAAAAAGGAGGGTGAAGGATGCCTGAAGAAAATCAATCTCGTCGTTCTCGTCGGGAACAAAGAGAACAAAAAGAAAAACAAGAGCGACAAGAACAAAAGACGAGAAAAAGAGAAAAAAGACACCGTGAACCAAAACCAGTCGAAGAACAAAATCTTTTAGAAAAAGGCTGGTATAAAGTGAAACCGTATTTACAGCGTTTTTGGGAGAAGTTTAAAGCGCTTTGGAAAAAATATCATATGACAAAAGTAGTGCTTCTTGTCGGACTGACCTTTATTTTAGTCAGCAGTGCCTACTTATTCTATTTAGCCAAAACAGCGGATGTTAGTCAGTTAGAATCGAACTTAAAACAAATGACGACCATCTATGATAAAGATGGAGATAAGGCAGGAACTTTGTATTCCCAAAAAGGAACATACGTGAATATTGATAAAATTTCACCGAATATTCAAAAAGCGGTTGTATCTACCGAAGACCGTCGTTTCTATGAACACCATGGATTTGACCCTATTGGGATTGCTCGTGCGGCAGTACGAATGATCTTCAATGGCGGAAGTACAGCGGGTGGGGGCGGAAGTACCTTAACCCAACAGTTAGCGAAAAATGCATACTTAACGCAAAAGCAAACCTTTGACCGTAAAGCCAGAGAACTCTTTTTAGCGATTGAAATTGAAAAACATTATTCGAAAAAAGAAATTTTAGCGATGTATTTAAACAATGCTTACTTTGGTAACGGGGTTTGGGGCGTTGAGGATGCTTCAAAACGCTACTTTGGGAAAGATGCCGATCAACTTTCTGTGAGTGAGGCTGCTTGCCTAGCAGGAATGTTAAAAGGTCCAGGACTTTATAATCCCATTGATCACTATGATAATGCGATTAAACGTCGCAATACTGTTTTACAATTGATGCTTGATAATAAAGCCATTACTCAGCAACAATACGATGCCGCAAAGGCACAAGGCTTACAATTAGCCGATACTTATCATGAACCCGATGATACGTATAAATATCCTTATTACTTTGATGCGGTCATCGATGAAGCCGTGAATGATTTTGACATTAAAGAAGAAGACATCATGGATAAAGGATATAAGATCTACACTTATTTAGATCAAAACTATCAGGCACAGATGCAAAAAACCTTTGACAATAATAGTCTGTTCCCAGGACCAGCCACAAAAGATGGCGTTCAAGCAGCG
This genomic window from Catellicoccus marimammalium M35/04/3 contains:
- a CDS encoding RluA family pseudouridine synthase, with the protein product MYLEIINENAEQSLTDLLQDWAIPRKVRHFLRTKKHVTVNGEKVPFHTIVSKGAVVGLTFDEEDYPFHQVIPNAFIPVEVLYEDEHILVVNKPCGIKTHPNQPNENNTMLNAVAAYMNGHPYVVHRLDKETSGALLFAKNPVVLPLLGRQLEDKTMYREYEALAKGTLTHDFTCRQPIGKDRHDKRKRCVAKNGQPAVTHVEIIKTEKNATRIRCRLETGRTHQIRVHLASTGHPLVGDPLYGQPAKRLYLHAAQLTFFHPFLQQKMTITCPTPF
- a CDS encoding PBP1A family penicillin-binding protein gives rise to the protein MPEENQSRRSRREQREQKEKQERQEQKTRKREKRHREPKPVEEQNLLEKGWYKVKPYLQRFWEKFKALWKKYHMTKVVLLVGLTFILVSSAYLFYLAKTADVSQLESNLKQMTTIYDKDGDKAGTLYSQKGTYVNIDKISPNIQKAVVSTEDRRFYEHHGFDPIGIARAAVRMIFNGGSTAGGGGSTLTQQLAKNAYLTQKQTFDRKARELFLAIEIEKHYSKKEILAMYLNNAYFGNGVWGVEDASKRYFGKDADQLSVSEAACLAGMLKGPGLYNPIDHYDNAIKRRNTVLQLMLDNKAITQQQYDAAKAQGLQLADTYHEPDDTYKYPYYFDAVIDEAVNDFDIKEEDIMDKGYKIYTYLDQNYQAQMQKTFDNNSLFPGPATKDGVQAASVAITPSNGGVSAVVGGRGEHTFRGYNRATMAKRQPGSTMKPLVYTLALEDGMTPETKLQDEPLDYYKVKNYDGTYSGTVTLYQATIRSLNPPAVEVLKKVGIDQAMKKIKKFGIPLVKDDNYYGLVLGGLSKGATPIQMADAYSTFANKGERYPAHFIKKIVNASGEVVVDNTGEKPVKVTSPKVAEEMTGILQGVYNQGTGASAKPANYTIAGKTGTTEAVVSGSNKGESKDQWMIGYTPDIVVATWMGYDKTTNNNYLTGSSGTTLAQVFKNEMEGILPYTKNTSFEVGDAGQAQKANQNGNSFWNDLKDKAGKVVEKTKEHLPALKEKVSNFFQQFSPQ